Genomic DNA from Paracoccus sp. MBLB3053:
GTCATGTTGCGCAGCACCTCGCAGTCCGGCTGGCCTGCCTCCACTGCCTCGATCTCGTGCAGGCATTGGGTCAGGCCGACAGCATCACGGACAACGCCAGCCCCGGCGGTCATCGCGCGGCGCAGGCGCGCGACCAGGGCAGGATCTGGCAGCGGGCGAGGAGAAAGGTCGGGCAGAACGACCGCGCCCGTGCTTGCCACCGGAACGGTCGCGGCGATCGATTCCGCACAGCGCCCCGCGAAGACCAGCGCTTCCAGCAACCCGTTCGATGCCAGCCGGTTCGCCCCGTGCAGCCCGGTCGATGCGGCCTCGCCGCAGGCCCAGAGGCCCGGCAGGCTGGTGCGGCCATTCCTGTCCGTCTCGACGCCACCCATATGGTAATGCGCGGCGGCGGCGACGGGGATCAGTTCGCTGGTCGGGTCGATCCCGGCGCGGGTGCAGGCCCCGGCGACGGCCGGGAAATCTGTCAGGACACGTGCACCAAGGCACCCACGGGTGTCGAGCGCGGGGCGCTGACCGGCCTGGCTTTGCAGATAGACGGCGCGGGCCACGATGTCGCGCGGCGCGAGTTCCGCATCGGGGTGCACGGCCAGCATGAAGCGCTCGCCCGCGTTGTTGACAAGATGGGCGCCTTCGCCTCGCAGGGCTTCGGTCGCGAGGGGGGCGGGGTCTTCGCCCACATCCATGGCGGTCGGGTGGAACTGGACGAATTCCGGGTCTGCAATCACGGCGCCCGCCCGAGCTGCCATGCCGATGGCCTGGCCCGCGATGCGCGGAGGATTGGTCGTCACCGCGTAAAGCCCGCCGGACCCCCCGGCTGCCAGAAGGATGGCGGGCGCGCGCAGAAGGGTTTCGGCCGATCCGCTTTCCCGCATCAGCCGGACGCCGGAAACGCGGCCGTCCGCAATCTCAAGCCCCGTGGCCAGGAACCCTTCGAGCACCTGCACCGAGGGCGTCGCGCGCACGGCCGCGACAAGCGCGCGGGTGATCTCGGCGCCGGCCTGATCGCCGCGGACCCGAACCACGCGGGCCGCGCGATGCGCTGCCTCGCGCGAAAGAACGTAGCCGCCTTCCATCGTCCGGTCGAAGGGGGTGCCGATCTCGGTCAGATCCAGGATCTGCGCGCGGGCCGCGCGCGTGACCAGATGGGCGATTTCCGGATCGACGAGTCCCGCCCCTGCGTTAAGCGTATCCTCGGCATGGGCCTCGGGACTGTCGGCGGGGTCCATTGCCGCAGCGACGCCGCCCTGTGCCCAGGCAGAGCTTGCCCCCTGGCCGAGGGGATCGGGCGAGATCAGCAGTACGGGACGGGGCGCAAGCCGCAGCGCGGCGGTCAGGGCTGCGAGCCCCGCACCCAGAATGACGATCCGACCCGTCGCGATCCCGTTCATCCCTGAAGCTGCCGCGACAAGTCGATCATGCGCTGGACTGCCTGGCGGGCGGGTTCGGCAATGGCCGGGTCCACCTCGACGACGCCGGTCATCGAATGCAAAGACCAGAGCACCTTTTCGAGCGTGATCTTCTGCATGTAGGGGCACATGTTGCACGGACCCAGGAATTCGACTTCGGGGTTCGCATCCGAAATGTTCGCTGCCATCGAGCATTCGGTGACCAGCATGACCTGATCGGGTTGCTCTCGCGTGACCCAGTCCTGGATATTCGCGGTGGAGCCCGCGTAATCGGCCTCGGCCACGACCTCGGGCGGACATTCGGGATGCGCGATGATCTTCAGGCCCGGATTCCAGTCGCGGAAATCGCGCAGGTCCTTGGCCGTGAACTGTTCGTGCACGATGCAGGCCCCGTCCCACCAGACGATGCGCTTGTGGGGGACCTTGTTCGCCACGTTCTGGGCGAGCCACTTGTCCGGCGTCATGATGACCGTATCGGCATCAAGGGCGGCGACAATCTGCGCGGCATTGGCCGAGGTGCAGCAGATATCCGAGGCGGCCTTCACTTCGGCAGTGGTGTTCACATAGCTTACGACCGGGGCACCGGGATAGCGCGCCCGCATCTCGGCGATGCCGTCCGCGGTGATGCTTTCGGCCAACGAGCATCCCGCATCCATGTCGGGCATGAGCACGGTCTTCTGCGGGTTCAGGATCTTCGAGGTTTCGGCCATGAAATGCACGCCGCATTGCACGATGATGTCGGCCTCGACTTCGGTCGCCTTGATCGCGAGATGCAGGCTGTCTCCCACAACGTCCGAAATGCCGTGATAGATCTGCGGCGTCATGTAGTTATGCGCGAGGACCACGGCGTTGCGCTGTTTTTTCAACGCGTTGATCGCGCGGACATAGGGCGCATGGATAGCCCAGTCGACCAGTGGCATGACGCGCCCCATGCGGGCATGGATGTCCGACATTTCCTCGGCCAGTTCCAGCGAGGGTTCGAGGTCGTAATGCGCGCGCAATTCGCCGCGAATATC
This window encodes:
- a CDS encoding L-aspartate oxidase produces the protein MNGIATGRIVILGAGLAALTAALRLAPRPVLLISPDPLGQGASSAWAQGGVAAAMDPADSPEAHAEDTLNAGAGLVDPEIAHLVTRAARAQILDLTEIGTPFDRTMEGGYVLSREAAHRAARVVRVRGDQAGAEITRALVAAVRATPSVQVLEGFLATGLEIADGRVSGVRLMRESGSAETLLRAPAILLAAGGSGGLYAVTTNPPRIAGQAIGMAARAGAVIADPEFVQFHPTAMDVGEDPAPLATEALRGEGAHLVNNAGERFMLAVHPDAELAPRDIVARAVYLQSQAGQRPALDTRGCLGARVLTDFPAVAGACTRAGIDPTSELIPVAAAAHYHMGGVETDRNGRTSLPGLWACGEAASTGLHGANRLASNGLLEALVFAGRCAESIAATVPVASTGAVVLPDLSPRPLPDPALVARLRRAMTAGAGVVRDAVGLTQCLHEIEAVEAGQPDCEVLRNMTATARLIATAALARRESRGAHFRSDFRETQGAVGRRTRMTLVEAMALRPSLKEPA
- the nadA gene encoding quinolinate synthase NadA codes for the protein MLDLTDIRGELRAHYDLEPSLELAEEMSDIHARMGRVMPLVDWAIHAPYVRAINALKKQRNAVVLAHNYMTPQIYHGISDVVGDSLHLAIKATEVEADIIVQCGVHFMAETSKILNPQKTVLMPDMDAGCSLAESITADGIAEMRARYPGAPVVSYVNTTAEVKAASDICCTSANAAQIVAALDADTVIMTPDKWLAQNVANKVPHKRIVWWDGACIVHEQFTAKDLRDFRDWNPGLKIIAHPECPPEVVAEADYAGSTANIQDWVTREQPDQVMLVTECSMAANISDANPEVEFLGPCNMCPYMQKITLEKVLWSLHSMTGVVEVDPAIAEPARQAVQRMIDLSRQLQG